GCAACGCTGTTGAGCGCTCGCAAAAATAATAATCGCTATCAATCCGAATCTTACTGCTCCTTGAGGTTCAACATATGCAGTTCCTTTCAGCTTAGTTTTAGTTGTCATTTGCACACGTCATTTACATCCGCTATTTGCCAAGTAATTGACGCCGTCGAAATTGGTAATTGACATTTAACAGGCTTGAATAAATTGTACGGACTTGCCAAGACTTCAGGGTAATCGATCGCACTTAAACTTATGTGCCTAAATTATGTACTTGGCTTACTCAAGCCTTTGGTACAACAAATTCAAGATGCAAATTCTAGACACCTAGATTAAATATCTAGATATAGACCACATCGTCAGAATTGAGATCGGCGGCACTTTGCTGGAGGAGTGCGATTAGATCACCACCAAAGAAAATACCCTGACCCATAATATTCCTGCCTTCAACCATCAAGGAGATGGTTTGAGTGGTGTAGTCTGCTGGGGCACCAACTAGAACGAGTTGATCGCCATCTGGATTAAAGTCAGTAATATAGGCAAAGTCATCATTGCCATTGCCTAAGTAGTAGACTCCTAGCTGGTTACCCAACACAAAGACATCATCGCCGCTAAAGCCACTGCCAGTGAGTCGATCGATCTGACCAACCCCTTGCGAAGTGCAAGCTCCATCGAGGGTGTCATTGCCCTCCCCACCAAGCAGGACATCATTACCATCGCCACCAATCAAAGAGTCATTACCCAGGCCACCATTGATCCGATCGATGCCTTTACCGCCAAAGATCGTGTCATCACCAAAGTTGCCATTAATGCCTTGATTAGGATCGCCGCCAATAATCAGGTCGCCATTGGGTGTACCAGCAATAAAGGGATCATTCGGTCCACCAAACACACCAGGTGAATTAGCAAGTGGTGTAAAGAAGCTGGTATCGGTATCAGTATTATCGAGTGGATTAGCATCCATTTGGCCGATCGGTGTAGCCGTAGCCGTATTGCTCAAGCTGACACTCAAGCCCAAATCACAATTGACAATGCCAGTGACGGTAACAGTTGCGGTCTCGCCAGCTTCCACCACTACACCGGTTTGGTCAATATCACCAGTGCCCTCAAATAGGGTTCCTTCAGTGTCAACGATCGTCCAGGATACACCTAGCAACTCAACCGGGAAGGTATCTTCGATCGACACATTACTGGCATCTGCGCCGCCATTATTGGTAACTTCGATCGTATAGGTAATTTCTGCGCCAGGTAGTACCTCAAGGGTGGAGCCAGGAGCAGGAGCCTTGTCAACGGCCAAGTCCACATCAGACAGTTGTTCTACCGCCCCTAGATCAATTATGGCATTGGTAATTCTAGGTGCGCCGCGTTCATCGGTAGTATCGATCGTGCCAATCAGATCAGCAACCACGGCCGCATCCAGGCCAATACTGGTATAGAAAGTTTCTAGATTAGTTACAGTTTGATTGTAGGTATCATTTGTACCGACATCAAAGAGCGGATTATCAGCTACTGCAGGTACCAAACCATCACCAGGCTGTCGCATTGCATGGGTGAGGGGTGATCCGGCAGGCGCTCCATTCAATGCCAGGGTAGGATCTAAAATTTCGTCAACCCCACCTACGCCTTCAGTTGCAAAGGTAAGTGGGCCACTCGCAAACGTAGACCCAGTATCATCACCCACCAAGTTAGCGCCTGGTGGGGCAGTATCCAGAAAATCGCCAAATACATCAGGCGAAGCAGGGGCAACATTACCAGCAATAACGTTGTTGCCAGCAAAGATATCACCACTATTAAAGAAGCCACCATTATCCGCGAGGGTACTGCGGTAAATCCCACCGCCAATCCCAGAAGCGCCAGCAATAACAGTATTAAAGGCAACGGTTGAGTTGACGATTACCAATTCACCGGGGCCAGATTGCAAGATACCGCCACCACGGGCATTGGTAGCTGGATCGCCACCGGCAGTATTACTACTTACGGTGCTATTAATAATGGTTAAACCGGGATTACCATTATCACCGCCAGCACCTGTGTTGATGCCACCGCCACCATCGACGGGGAATACAACACCAGGACCATCGCCAAAGGCGGTGTTATTGCTGATCGTGCTATTGGCGATCACCATCGTGCCTTCAAACCTGTTAGTGACAGGATCTTGGAAGTCGGCATTTTGGATTGCGCCACCCACGCCAGCAGCAAAGTTGCCATCGAGGAAGGAATTATTAATAATTACGGTGCCACCAATGTTGTAGAGCACGCCCCCATCGGTACGAATCCCATCCAACATGCCTGGTGCTTCGGTTTGGCCATTGGTGATTGTAATGTCGTTGAGGACTAAGCGCGAATCGGTGGCCGAAAAACGAGGGCTGTCAACCGTATTGCCGCCAAGATTGTCACCACGCGGAATGTAAAAGAAACGAAATGGTGCTGCTGCTCCATCTCTAGTTAAGGTAGAGCCATTAGCATTGATGATGATTTCGCTGGTAATGAAGGGCAAACCAGTGGCACCAACGGGCTGGTTGAAAGCGGTAGATATTATTGCTGTCTGCGATTCGGCAGTTGGCGTAGTCAGGGTATAGGTTGAGCTTGCCGCCAGATTAATTGTATCTTCACCTGGGTTAGCGATTTCATCATTGGCCATGTTGATCGCGTCGATCAGCCCTGCCGTATCACCAGCCGCCACATTGAAGGTAGCTAACAAACCGCCAAAATCTGCTTGAGCCGCAGCCGAGAGCGCTGCACTAGCTTCGATCGCACCAGTGGTTACTTCTAAGTCCCAATCGCCACCAAGAGCCGCACTCCCAGTTGGATCGATCGATGCGGCTACATCAGCACCAGTGAGGGTAGCAATCTGCTCTACAAAAGTATAGCCGTCAGGGCTACCAGCCACATCACAGCCAAACAGCATGATGTCAGCATCTTCACTGAGATGATCGCCCCATGATTGTAGATCAGCGCTGTAGGCATCAATGTTACTGGCATCTAGCTGTGTTGCACCAAGCTGTAAACTACCGTCCGAGCCGTGAGAAATGACCTGAATACTGGCCACTTCATCATGCCAGCTCAGCTCTTGCGTAATCTGCTGAACACCATCTAACTCTGGGTCAAGCACAACCACTTGAGCAGAAGGATCAAGGCCAGCAATCACGCTTTCAAAATCGGGAATATCTGAATCAACGAATACCAGATTCACTGCTTCAGACCCATTCTCTCCCCCACCAAAAGCCCCACTTTTAAGGCTATCCAAATTACCTGTGTTGTCATTCATAATTTTTCTTAGGACTGTGCTATTCGCCTGAATTGCGCATATGAAGCCTTGTTACACAAACTACACTAATCAAGCTCATTTTGTCATTGGTAGAATCAGCGTAAGTAGATCTGATTACGGATCAGCTCAAACTAGTAACAAATATGGCTTAATAAGACAAAAACGCGCTGTAAATACGCTATATATAGACCGAAAATGTTGCTTTACCTATTTGAATCATGAAAAATTCGGCATATTAATTTAGTGCCGATCGCTTATTAAAATTTTTATTGCAGCTTTAAATTTTTGCCCTGAACAATAATTGCTTTAACCAGCATAAAATCGTGCTGGCTGCCACCCCTGGTTGTAAGTACGCTGGAAATTGCGAGTGCCTAGATAAGTTAGCATTCATAGCAAGTTAGAACCTAAACCACTACCCAAATATGCATTGCTAGGCATATCAAAGTTCTGGCGTGAGTTGATTGAACGGCAATTGTCGATCGATCGCTATTTTTGGATCTGCCAGAATTGGCAAAAAAGTCCCAAAATCACTCACTTAAGTTAATTATTAGCATTAAAAGTGGTTTTGTACATATATAAACCAATACAGAAATTCAGTTATAAAGCAATACAGAAATCAGTCTAGTTCATACTCTATAGCATAAATTTTGCTCAAGCTAGATAAATCTAGACGATCGCATCTGCCGATGGTAGCTATGATGCTAAACCGGCGATCCAGATTTCAGGATGATCAGCTATGTTAAGAATTCTCCCAAATTCACATCGGACTACCGGAGTTTAATTAAAACTCAAATATAATAGGTGGGGCAATATTAAAGTTAGATTCCGCTACTATGACTAATACCATGAAGCGCTCTAAGTTAGAGTCGATCAAGGAAAGGAGTAACTTCCTGCGTGGCCCCATTGATGCCGAATTAAATAATGATGATCCATTCTTTAGTAAAGACGGGATTCAGATTCTTAAGTTTCATGGTTCGTATCAGCAAAAAGACCGAGACTTGCAAAAAGCTAAGGCCAAAGGTGAAGCACCTACCTACAGCATGATGCTGCGCACCCGCAGTCCAGGCGGCATTATTCCTTGGCAATTATATTTAACTCTCGATCAACTCTGCGATCGCTACGGCAACCATACCCTTCGTGCGACGACGCGGCAGGGTTTTCAGATGCATGGTATTCTCAAGCAGGACTTGAAAACCGTGATCGCCGATATTGTCAAAAATATGGGTTCTACGGTCGGTGCATGTGGCGATATCAATCGGAATGTGATGGCTCCGCCTGCCCCCTTCAAGGATCGCCCCGCCTATGTATATGCCCATGAATATGCCCATAAGTTGGCGGATTTGCTTGCGCCCCAGGCTGGTGCCTATTATGATGTGTGGCTCGATGGTGAAAAAGCCGTAACCGCCGAAGCGCCAGAAGTTACTGAGGCCAGAAACAAATCAGGACGCGGTAAGCGAGATACTAATATTGCCAATAGTGATGAGCCGATCTATGGCACCCACTACATGCCGCGCAAGTTTAAAATTGCGATCGCCACACCTGGAGATAACTCAGTCGATCTATTCACCAATGATCTGGGCTTGGTGGTGATTACTGACAAAAAGCATAAATTGCTGGGCTTCAATGCCTACGTGGGTGGTGGTTTAGGGCGTACCCACAATAATGAATCCACGATCGTGCGCATGGCTGATCCGATCGCCTTCGTGCCCCTGGCGCATGTCTATGAATTTACTAAAGCCGTGGTGGCAGTGCAAAGAGACAATGGCGATCGCTTCAATCGCCGTCATGCCCGCCTCAAATATTTGCTGAATGACTGGGGCGTAGAAAAATTCAAGCAGGTCTTGAGTGAATATTATCCAGAACGATTAGAACCACTCAAACCACTACCCAAATGGCAATACCTGGATTATTTGGGTTGGCATGAGCAGGGCGATGGCAATTATTTTGTCGGTATTTCGATCGAAAATGGCCGCATTCTCGATCGTGAGGGGCTCAAGCTCAAATCTGCATTGCAGGAAATTATTGGTGAATATCACCTGCCAATGCACCTCACGCCCAACCACAATGCTTTGCTCTGCGATATTAAACCAAAAGATCGAGAGGCAATTCAGGCAATTCTCGATCGCAATGGCATTCTCGCCCCAGAGCAAGTTGATCCCCTGGTGCGCTATTCAATGGCCTGCCCCGCATTTCCCACCTGTGGTCTGGCGATCACTGAGTCAGAGCGGATTTTACCCAGTGTGACCGATCGCTTACGCAAATTGATCGATCGGCTCGGTTTGGGCGAAGAAAAGTTCATTACCCGGATGACAGGCTGCCCCAATGGTTGTGCAAGGCCCTATATGGCGGAAATTGGTTTTGTTGGTTCTGGGGTTGATGCCTATCAGCTCTGGCTGGGTGGTAATTTCGATTCGACCCAACTGGCGGCACCATATCTAAAAAGTATGCCGCTGGCGGAACTAGAAACCACCCTGGAGCCATTGTTTGTTTACTTTAAACAAGCTCGCAAACCCAAAGAAGGATTTGGCAGTTTTTGTGCGCGGGTTGGGTTTGATGGTCTGCGTAGTTTTACGGCTAGTTATGTGCCCCAAAAAGCTAGCAAGGCTGGAAAATCCAAAGATCAGCGCCGCCGGGTTACGCTTTCGACTGATACCTACGATCGCCTCAAGCAAGCTGCTAGCAGTCGAGGACAATCAATGAAGCAAATTGTGGAAACAGCGATCGCTAAATACCTGGATAGCTAGTTGGGTAGTTTAGTATGTCGTGGCGTAAATTTCTCGCCGCCCTGTTGTTCTATACCAACCTGCCTTTACCAGCTACTATTGCTGCCGATCCAGCCAAATTAGACTTTTTGGGCATTGCTGCCTATGCCCCGATTATTGGGATTGGCTTGGGGGCAATCCTGAGTCTATTGGATGATGGCCTGGTCTGGGTGATAGCTTGGCGAGATTTGGGCGAGTCGATGTTACTGTTGCGATCGGCTGTGCTGATCCTGGCCTTACTTTGGCTGACTGGTGGTCTGCATCTGGATGGAGCGATGGATACTGCCGATGGCTTGGCAGTTACCGATCCACAACGGCGGCTAGAAGTGATGGCAGATAGTCATACTGGTGCTTTTGGGGTGATGGCGGCGATCGCTATTTTAATGCTGAAAACAATCGCCCTGGCGCAGATTAATCAATTGCGGGGTTGGGTTTTGATTGTTGTTTTGGCCTGGGCAAGATGGGGGCAACTGCGATCGATCGCTGCCTATGCATATCTAAAGCCGGCTGGCAAAGGCAAGTTTCACAAGGACTCGATCAAGCCCTGGCAGCCTTGGCTATTGTTTGCGTTACTTGGGGTTTTTTTTGCGATCGCGGCGGTTCTGACTCAGCAGTTTTGGCTGATTTTGCCAATTAATTTAATTAGTGTGGCGATCGCCTGGTTGGTGGGAGCATGGTTTAACCATCAACTCGGCGGGCATACTGGCGATACCTATGGCGCGGTGGTAGAGTGGAGCGAAGCCCTAATTCTAGTTTTAGTAGCGATTTGGATTAACTAGCGGCCAGAAATAATGGCTCACAACTTAACAAAACTTAATCATACCGAGTTCTTTACTTTTATTTACTATCTTAGTAATACAGCAACGTAAGAGCTGCTTCTAGTTCCAATCTAGTTAATCCAGTCATATTGCGAGGGCTATGCGTGGACTGGTTTTTCTAGGCTAGAACCTCTGCTAAATTAAGCGACCAGCCAATTTTGTAGAGTATTGTTCTTCAGTTTCAGGATATGGGAACTAACTGCAGTGTCTGCTTTTCTGTAATCACATGAATCCGTCTTCAAACTCTGTCACTATTTTGGTGAGCAGGGTTTTTTTATGACTAACAAGATTGGTATTACCTAATGGTTAAAAGACCAAAGATTAACCAATTTAGTTCCCATCCTTATCCTGTGGCATATATAAATGCTTATAACAATTTTACCTTGTCCATAGTGCATATAAGACTCCTGGTATTTATGATGTAGATAATCTTAACCTTTTAGACTGCAATGATTTACGGTTTGTATTCTTTGAACGCCAATCAGGATATTAGTTAGATTAGTTATTCATTAGTTTTGATTTTGTTGATACTACTAACTGAAAACCTTGCCTTTGCTAGATTATTAGACTATGCATTCACCTGATGTCATCTTCTTTTTACTTGGATGATGCATCCATGCTGCTAATTGGGCGAATCCATCTGCCCTTGATAATATAGGTTGAATTTGTGACGATCGCTCTTTTTTAGCATTAATACTCACAAGTTAAAGCTGCTCCAGCTCCCCTGTTAATACATTGACCACTGGCAGCCCCGCGATCGCCTCTAGTCGTTGCCCTGCCCGGAGGAAATTAAGCTGACCATTACGATCGCGGCTTTCCCTAAATTTAGATGTCACATATCCCTGTTCTAGTGACACTTCTGGTAAATTAGCCAGCTTATCCCGCCGCACAAAATAAGCATTGTTGCCAGCACTATTACAACCAATGAATGCATAGCCCTTGGCTTGAGCTAGATGGTGCAAAGCGGCCAGGGATGCACCAAAGTAGAGATTAGAATGATGGGCAGCATGGCGATCGAAATCGGGGGTATAGGGGATTGAGATTGCCCGATCGCTACCAAACACGCTGTTATATTCAATAATCGCCACAATCGGTTCAATTACTTCGATCGCCTGCCAAACCCAATAATCATTGCCATCAATGTCGATGTGGAGAATGCCCACCTGCCGATCGAAGCCAGACTCTTGCAGCAAATCATTGATATTGTCTCGATCGCAAAAGGCTGCTTTGGCTTGTAGATCGTATTGCCAGAAAAAATAAGCCCGTTGCAATTTTTGGATATTACGCACAGAGCCATCGATCACAAATCCCGACCAGTTGTCATGCATTAACAAAAATCGGGTGTTTGATTCGCGGTAATCTTCAATGCCAAATTCAATGAAGGTGTGGTTGGGAAAATCTAGTTGCTGAATTAAATATTGAATGATGCCATCGTCACCCCACTGCGAGAAAACTTTAAACTCAACTGCCGCCAGGGATGATCTGGCCTGTCTTTCGTGCCTGGGCGATCGCAATAATATTTCAGCCAGGAGCATTTTTTGCTGATCCTGGTTGCGCTCTTGCTTAATCAAATTTACGATCGCTCGACGCAGGGTAAAAATGCTCTGATTGAGTTGCTTGATCAAGAGTCTTTAATTGCTCTGGTGGATTGCTAGGGTTTTTTTGTGGGTAGCAGCTTGATATAACGATCAGTGATGGCAACCAGACGATCGCTATTCCAAGAGGCATCTTAAAACTTTACTAGCTTTTGATTGGTGAGCATAGGCAAATTGCCAGGATTAAAGCATGAGCCTTTAAGTCATGATCTACTCACAAATTTGGTTCTGCCGTCTTTATCTCTATGATCTATGATCACCTTCTAGTTAACACTCCCAGCCGATTCACTGTTAACAAGGTTGGCGATGCCTTCAAAGGAACAAACCGATCGAGAGCTGACCATCATTTCAATCACAAATCTGCCATCTAGACCGATTTTAATCGGGGTGCGATCGTAGGCAATCAGATTCCAATCTGTCCATTGCGAATAGTTACCCTGCCGATCGAGATCGAAGCTACTGCTAGCCTGGGTGATGACCCGATTTGGATCTAAAATGAGGCGATGTTGCATAGTTGGCTCACGCAAATAGATCTCGTAGCCCTGCCGGGACTTGGCGATCGTGGCCAGGATAATTTCATCATGCCGCTGGATCGAGCCATCAATGCTGCTACAACTCACTGAGCCAACGGATTGGGTGGCTGCGATCGCTTTACTACTAATGCTAATTCTCCTAGTACCAGTAGTACCAGGAACGCGGTTAAAAATATAAGGGATTGGCAAATACCCTACGGCGGCGATCAGGATTAATCGGTTTAGTTTGCTCATTTTGGCCACACTTAACCATACTTAATCATGCTTGATTATAAAAAAATTCTCCCCATATTTGACGAGAACTAAAAGCTAATCATGCTTCAATTAATAACGTTACCAATAAGATTGTTAATTAGGGTTGACTATTACTGAAAATCAATATATAAGGAAAGCCACATTTCTACTCATGAGTTTGTACTCTTTTGCCCTGTTACCCCACAGGGCTATTTATTTTGCACAATAGTCGATCGGCTAAATTAAACTTTGCCTTGAATTAACTATGAATATGCAAATAAATATAAGCAAGCAAATAATTATTGCTAATCTGATTAACGTAATTTTAGCAATAAATAATCATGTATTGTCTCATTTAGTGCCAGTGCAATTTTTTTCAAGTTTGACCTAGCTGCCTATGGGCGCGATCGCCTAGCTGATTTACTAGATCTACGCGTAGTTTGGCGAGACTGGACTCGCTTAGGCATTTGGCTCCGCCGCAATGGATCAAACAGGTAACTTGAGGCCAGGGCAATCATACCCGCCATGCCCAGCGCGATCGCTGCTGCCACGTTAGCGATCGCAAACAGAAATCCCAAAATTATAAAAAACAGGGCAATCAGTTGCATCGCCTTTGCCATAACTGGTCACACAACCTATAAACTATCTGACTATTCCAACTTGGGTTGACTGGGCAAAATTACCGTGAAGGTTGAACCCTTGCCAATTTCGGTTTCAACCTGGATCTCACCGCCATGCATATCAACCGACTTCTTGACGATCGACATACCTAAGCCAGTGCCAGGTAAATCCCTCACATTTTGCGCCCGGTGGAAGGGCTCGAATAATCTGGGCAGATCTTTTCGCGGAATCCCCAACCCGCGATCGACCACCTTGAAGATTATATTTTGAGCTTGGTTACTAACTACAAAATCAATCTGACCCCGATCGGGAGAATACTTTACCGCATTGGAGAGCAAATTAACTAAAATATGCCGCAATAACCGCTCATCCAGCCAAATGCCATTGGCTAGATCGGGGTCAACCTGGTAATGGAGCTTAACCTGATTTTGATTACCCCCTTCTACTTCTTGACTAAGGCGGAAATCTTCTAATAAAACCCCACACCATTCCGCCAGGTTTAATTGCGCGGGATGAAATTCAAGCATTCCTGCCTCAGCCTTACCAAAGACCAGAATGTCATTGAGCAGCGTAGCCATATAGTTACAAGCAGCCTGGATCCGCTTGAGGCGAACGAGCTTTTTCTCTTCGGGGAGGCGATCGCCATAACGCTCTAATGCCTGAGCCGCAGCAGAAATAATTGCCAGGGGGTTGCGAAATTCATGGGAGGTAATGCTTACAAAACGGGATTTCAACTCGTTTAATTCACGCTCTTGTGCCAGTGCTGCCATAATTCTGGCTTCTGCTTCCTTGCGATCGTCAATATTCCGAATGATTGCTAAAACTTCATCGTCGCCACAGGCAATCACTCTGGCTTCTTCGTGGTGAAGCTTGCCATCAATTTCTAGGGCATATTCATGAAATTGGATCTCGCCAGTTTGCAAAGCCTTGTGCATCAGATGCATTCTCTGTGTAGCAAGCTCAAATGGCAAAATCTGGTGCAAATTTACTCCCACAAAAGTGTTATTTGGCTTATAGATTTGCACTCTTTCGCTGGGATAAATTTCTAAATAGGTGCCGTCACTACGCATTCTGATCAGCAGGTCGGGCAGAGCGCTAATCAAAGCATTGTTAGTAGCCTGGCTTTGTTGGAGCGAAGCCTCGGTGTTGCGCCGTTCTGTAATATCTTCGGTGATGCCCACATAGCGATAGACCTGTGCCAACGCATCAAATACAGGAAAGCAGCGATCGAGCAACCACCTTTCTTCACCATCAGCGCGTACAATTCGATATTCGATTGTATCTGGCTCTAGTAGTTCACCATCCATCAAACTAGCCAGAAACCTACCAACCCGATTGCGATCGAGGGGGTGAACCACCTGGTCTACATAGAAATTCATATCCCGACGAATTTTGGTTGGCGAATAACCAGTCAGGTTGGTATAGGAAGGACTGACATAAATTAGTTTTTGGGTGCTGATGTCGCGCATCCAGATAATATCGCGGATATTTTCGGTCAGTTGGCGAAATTTAGCTTCACTCTGGCGCAGTGCTTCCTCTGCCAGGACACGATCGGTAATGTCTCGGCCGACCGACTGGATCTCTACTAGCTCGCCTTGTTCATTGTAAATGCCACGATTATTCCATTGCTGCCAGCGCGTATTGCCATCGGGAGCAATCGATTCATATTCGATCGTTACCAGTGGTTGATGGTAAGTGATCTGGGCTAACTGCGATTTCACATAGTCTCGCTGTTGCAGCGGAATTAATTCAAGGAAGCGGCGGCCAATTAAATCTTGCTTGCTAGCCTGGTAATAGCGACAATAGGCATCATTAGCAAAGGTAAGAGTTGTATCAGCCAAAGCTCTACATACCATTTCGGTTTGGTCTTCCACCACGGCGCGATAGCGCTGCTCACTGGCGATCAATGCTATTTCTGCTTGCTTTTGTTCGGTAATATCTCTACCTACCGCTAAATATTCAACTATTTCCTGGCGATCGTTAAAGATGGCGCGATTAGTCCACTGTTGCCAGCGGATCCCACCATAGAAATCAACCACGCGATGCTCGTGGATAATGACAGGTAAATCCTTACTTAAGGCGGCAATATTTTGAGTGACCATCGCCATATCAGGGGCAGGAATCAAGGGTAAAAATTTCTGGCCGATTAATTCTTCAACCTCACGATGGAAATAACGGCAATAGGCTTCATTTACAAAAGTCAGCGTGCCATCCACCAGAAAACGGCAAATCAACTCGGTCTGGCCTTCAATAATAGCCCGGTAGCGAGATTCGTTATGGCGCAGGGCTGCTTCAATTTCCCGCTTTCGAATTATTTCCTGCTGCAAGCGGGCATTGGTATGCAGTAGCTCAGCGGTGCGCTCTTGCACTCTTTCTTCCAGTTGAAGCCGAGCTTGCTCTAATTCTTGTTCTGTTTGCTTGGCCTGGGTAAAGTCGGCTACCAGCGATAAAATGGACTTGATTTTGCCATTCTCATCCCGCAGAATCGAGTTATACCAACCACAATGGACGATCGCGCCGCTCTTGGTGTAGTTGCGATTGTGGCTAATCACGCGCTCATCTGAACCATTCAGCATTGGCTTGATCGCCTTAGTTACGGCATTGAGATCATCCTCATGCACAAATTGCCACTCACTTAAAAGCCGGCCAATGGTTTCCGTGGCCTGCCACCCAAATATTTCTTCAGCCCGTTTTGACCATCTAGTGATCCGTAAATCTGCATCCCATTCGATCACCGCCAGGGGGGAGTTGCTGACATGAAAGTCTAGGCGCTGGTAAGCTTCGTGTAGCAGGGCTTCGGTCTGTCTGCGATGCAAAGCGGTTGTAAAAATATCGCTAATAGCCTGGAGCAAACTCAGCTCGTTTTTAGTCCAGTTGATGGTTACCCTGGAATTGGCAAGGGCAACCCAGCCGATCGCCTTGTCGTAATTAATCAGCGGTACACAGAGAATTGCTTTGATACCAAATTCTTGCCAAATTTGGCGATCGTTGGCAGCTTCAATTGGCAACTGAGCAATGTCGTCAATTTGCAGCGCTTCACCACGCTCCATGCTCTGATTCATCCAGGGCACGACGCTACGTGCTAGATGCTGAACTTTGGCAATTAAAGGCTCAACGCCCACCGCAACCCATTCATAGGTCATACTAAAATGGTTGCGATCTGGTTCCAACTGAAAAACTCTACAGGCATCTACGCCAAAGAAACTACCCACTTCCTGAATTGCTGGCAGCAGTGCTTGATCAATTTCGGTACTGGGGGTGTCAATAAATCGCGTTGAAATTTTGGCTAAAAGATGATTGAACTCGGTGAGGATGAGGCGATCGTTGTGATTGTCATGGTTACTCAACCCAGGGCTATTCACACTATTCTTTTGACTGTTTTGACTACTTTGACTGGGGCTTGTCGCCTCATAACTATTTACATTATTTACATCATCATTTACATCATCGGTATCATGCCCCTGTAGATTGATTGCCCTTTTCAGGGATGGAGCCAAACGAGCTAGACGTGGCTTGAGAATAAAATCAGTTGCGCCTGCTTCAATCAATTTGGCTTCTACTGCCAAGTCTTGATTATGCGTAACCACAAAAAAAGGGAGATTGCCGCATTGCGATCGCACCTGCTGCAGTGCAGTAATGCAATCGCCATCTGGCAGGTCATACTCACATAAAACTACATCAAAAGCGCAGTGATCAATTAGCGCCCGAAAATTGGGGTCAGGGTCTAGGTATTGATAGGTACAGTTGAGCCCTGCATCATGCAGTTCCTGTTGAATGGCCTGCACATCCTGTAAGTTGTGATCCCAGATAAGAACTCGAAG
The sequence above is a segment of the Pseudanabaena sp. PCC 7367 genome. Coding sequences within it:
- a CDS encoding PAS domain S-box protein; the encoded protein is MEALRVLIWDHNLQDVQAIQQELHDAGLNCTYQYLDPDPNFRALIDHCAFDVVLCEYDLPDGDCITALQQVRSQCGNLPFFVVTHNQDLAVEAKLIEAGATDFILKPRLARLAPSLKRAINLQGHDTDDVNDDVNNVNSYEATSPSQSSQNSQKNSVNSPGLSNHDNHNDRLILTEFNHLLAKISTRFIDTPSTEIDQALLPAIQEVGSFFGVDACRVFQLEPDRNHFSMTYEWVAVGVEPLIAKVQHLARSVVPWMNQSMERGEALQIDDIAQLPIEAANDRQIWQEFGIKAILCVPLINYDKAIGWVALANSRVTINWTKNELSLLQAISDIFTTALHRRQTEALLHEAYQRLDFHVSNSPLAVIEWDADLRITRWSKRAEEIFGWQATETIGRLLSEWQFVHEDDLNAVTKAIKPMLNGSDERVISHNRNYTKSGAIVHCGWYNSILRDENGKIKSILSLVADFTQAKQTEQELEQARLQLEERVQERTAELLHTNARLQQEIIRKREIEAALRHNESRYRAIIEGQTELICRFLVDGTLTFVNEAYCRYFHREVEELIGQKFLPLIPAPDMAMVTQNIAALSKDLPVIIHEHRVVDFYGGIRWQQWTNRAIFNDRQEIVEYLAVGRDITEQKQAEIALIASEQRYRAVVEDQTEMVCRALADTTLTFANDAYCRYYQASKQDLIGRRFLELIPLQQRDYVKSQLAQITYHQPLVTIEYESIAPDGNTRWQQWNNRGIYNEQGELVEIQSVGRDITDRVLAEEALRQSEAKFRQLTENIRDIIWMRDISTQKLIYVSPSYTNLTGYSPTKIRRDMNFYVDQVVHPLDRNRVGRFLASLMDGELLEPDTIEYRIVRADGEERWLLDRCFPVFDALAQVYRYVGITEDITERRNTEASLQQSQATNNALISALPDLLIRMRSDGTYLEIYPSERVQIYKPNNTFVGVNLHQILPFELATQRMHLMHKALQTGEIQFHEYALEIDGKLHHEEARVIACGDDEVLAIIRNIDDRKEAEARIMAALAQERELNELKSRFVSITSHEFRNPLAIISAAAQALERYGDRLPEEKKLVRLKRIQAACNYMATLLNDILVFGKAEAGMLEFHPAQLNLAEWCGVLLEDFRLSQEVEGGNQNQVKLHYQVDPDLANGIWLDERLLRHILVNLLSNAVKYSPDRGQIDFVVSNQAQNIIFKVVDRGLGIPRKDLPRLFEPFHRAQNVRDLPGTGLGMSIVKKSVDMHGGEIQVETEIGKGSTFTVILPSQPKLE